In Chloroflexota bacterium, the genomic window AAGAACACTGCCCAGGGGACAAGGTAGAAAAACGTGCCCGAATGGTTCGTCACTTCGCTGAGAAACATGGGCTATCCCTTTAACCGGTGCAGCGTGTCAATATCAATCGACTGTTTGGTACGGAAAATCGTGACCAAAATTGCCAGGCCCACGGCCACTTCAGCAGCCGCCACCGTCATCACAAAGAACACGGCAATTTGGCCATCGACCGCACCAAACTCGGCGGCAAAAGCCACAAAAGCCAGATTAGCAGCGTTGAGCATCAACTCAATCGCCATGTAAATCACCAGGGCATTGCGGCGCACCAACACGCCCGCAACCCCAATGATGAACAACACCGCCGAAAGCGCAAGCAAATAATTTGTAGGGACCATGATCGCCTCGTTTTCTTCAACCGCCTGTCATTGCTCGCGAGTCAACACCACAGCGCCAACCGCTGCGACCAGCAAGAGCACCGAAGTCACCTCGAACGGCAGCAGGTAGCGGTTGAAAAGCAAATGGCCGATCGCCGTCGGGCTGCCCAAGCCAGCCTCAGCGCAGTTCAACGCGCCCAACCCGCCGACCTTTGCCGCAAACGCATAAATCACCTCAGCCAAAAAGAGCACCGTCAGCCCAAACGCCAACGGGCGTTGCCAACCAATGGGGCCACCTGTTTCGGTCAGTTTTTGCGGCCCCAAAATCATCACCGCGAAGAGGAAAAGCACCATAATGGCCCCCGCGTAGACCGTGACCTGAGCCAAGGCCAAAAACGGCGCGCCCAGAATCAGGTAAAGCACGGCGAGGGTCAACATCACCAGCACAAGGAAAAGCACAGCATACACCACGTTGCGGGAAAACAACATCCCCAACGCTGCGCCAATGG contains:
- the nuoK gene encoding NADH-quinone oxidoreductase subunit NuoK, translating into MVPTNYLLALSAVLFIIGVAGVLVRRNALVIYMAIELMLNAANLAFVAFAAEFGAVDGQIAVFFVMTVAAAEVAVGLAILVTIFRTKQSIDIDTLHRLKG
- a CDS encoding NADH-quinone oxidoreductase subunit J, whose amino-acid sequence is MSVDLLVLLVLALIAIGAALGMLFSRNVVYAVLFLVLVMLTLAVLYLILGAPFLALAQVTVYAGAIMVLFLFAVMILGPQKLTETGGPIGWQRPLAFGLTVLFLAEVIYAFAAKVGGLGALNCAEAGLGSPTAIGHLLFNRYLLPFEVTSVLLLVAAVGAVVLTREQ